From the genome of Raphanus sativus cultivar WK10039 unplaced genomic scaffold, ASM80110v3 Scaffold1664, whole genome shotgun sequence, one region includes:
- the LOC130504563 gene encoding vacuolar cation/proton exchanger 5-like isoform X2, whose product MEFDDEAEHRRLFRVETNSPQMKAVFSLEQGGSLSAKTPKNTVIQSFKIVILSNKLNLLLPFGPIAILVHYLTDNKGWFFLLSLLGITPLAERLGYATEQLACYTGPTVGGLLNATFGNVTELIISIIALKNGMIRVVQLTLLGSILSNMLLVLGCSFFCGGFVFSRKQQVFDKGNAVLNSGMLLIAVMSLLFPTLLYYTHSEVRAGSSELALSRSTSCIMLVAYAAYLFFQLKSQPSFLTESEETSDDDEVPEISKWEAIIWLLIFTAWVSLLSGYLVDAIEGASVSWKMPISFISVIVLPIVGNAAEHAGAIMFAMKDKLDLSLGVAIGSSIQISMFAVPFCVVISWMMGGQMDLNFQLFETATLFITVIVVAFFLQEGTSNYFKGLMLILSYLIVAVSFFVHQDPNQG is encoded by the exons CCCACAAATGAAGGCAGTTTTCTCGTTGGAGCAAGGAGGATCTCTTTCAGCCAAAACACCAAAGAACACCGTGATCCAGAGCTTCAAGATCGTGATTTTGTCCAATAAACTCAATCTTTTGTTGCCGTTCGGTCCAATAGCGATACTAGTCCACTATTTGACAGATAACAAG GGATGGTTTTTCTTACTGAGCTTATTAGGAATTACACCATTGGCAGAACGGCTCGGGTACGCTACAGA GCAATTGGCTTGTTACACAGGTCCAactg TTGGAGGCCTCCTAAACGCTACATTTGGAAACGTGACAGAGCTGATTATATCCATTATTGCTCTTAAAAATGGAATGATACGCGTTGTACAACTGACGCTGCTCGGCTCCATTCTGTCCAACATGTTGCTTGTACTTGGCTGCTCCTTTTTCTGTGGCGGCTTTGTATTCTCTCGGAAACAGCAAGTGTTTGACAAA GGGAATGCGGTTTTGAATTCAGGAATGCTTTTGATTGCAGTGATGAGTCTACTCTTCCCTACACTTCTTTATTACACGCATAGTGAGGTTCGTGCTGGTTCATCAGAGCTGGCTCTTTCGAGATCAACCAGTTGCATAATGCTCGTTGCCTATGCTGCTTATCTCTTTTTCCAGTTGAAAAGCCAGCCAAGTTTTCTTACTGAG AGCGAAGAAacttctgatgatgatgaagttccTGAGATCTCCAAGTGGGAAGCTATCATCTGGCTTCTAATCTTTACGGCTTGGGTCTCTCTTCTTTCCGGTTATCTTGTCGATGCCATAGAG GGAGCTTCAGTCTCATGGAAGATGCCTATCTCGTTTATCAGTGTCATCGTGCTTCCTATAGTTGGTAATGCAGCCGAGCATGCAGGTGCTATTATGTTTGCCATGAAAGACAAGTTG GATCTGTCTTTGGGAGTGGCTATTGGATCTTCAATTCAGATTTCTATGTTTGCG GTTCCTTTCTGTGTGGTCATTAGTTGGATGATGGGTGGACAAATGGATCTGAACTTCCAGCTATTTGAGACAGCTACACTGTTCATAACTGTTATTGTTGTAGCTTTCTTTCTCCAG GAAGGGACATCAAATTACTTCAAAGGATTGATGCTCATTCTCAGTTATTTGATTGTCGCTGTTAGTTTCTTTGTACACCAAGATCCTAATCAAGGTTAA
- the LOC130504563 gene encoding vacuolar cation/proton exchanger 5-like isoform X1, translated as MEFDDEAEHRRLFRVETNSPQMKAVFSLEQGGSLSAKTPKNTVIQSFKIVILSNKLNLLLPFGPIAILVHYLTDNKGWFFLLSLLGITPLAERLGYATEQLACYTGPTVGGLLNATFGNVTELIISIIALKNGMIRVVQLTLLGSILSNMLLVLGCSFFCGGFVFSRKQQVFDKGNAVLNSGMLLIAVMSLLFPTLLYYTHSEVRAGSSELALSRSTSCIMLVAYAAYLFFQLKSQPSFLTEVLCLPPFYHFSEETSDDDEVPEISKWEAIIWLLIFTAWVSLLSGYLVDAIEGASVSWKMPISFISVIVLPIVGNAAEHAGAIMFAMKDKLDLSLGVAIGSSIQISMFAVPFCVVISWMMGGQMDLNFQLFETATLFITVIVVAFFLQEGTSNYFKGLMLILSYLIVAVSFFVHQDPNQG; from the exons CCCACAAATGAAGGCAGTTTTCTCGTTGGAGCAAGGAGGATCTCTTTCAGCCAAAACACCAAAGAACACCGTGATCCAGAGCTTCAAGATCGTGATTTTGTCCAATAAACTCAATCTTTTGTTGCCGTTCGGTCCAATAGCGATACTAGTCCACTATTTGACAGATAACAAG GGATGGTTTTTCTTACTGAGCTTATTAGGAATTACACCATTGGCAGAACGGCTCGGGTACGCTACAGA GCAATTGGCTTGTTACACAGGTCCAactg TTGGAGGCCTCCTAAACGCTACATTTGGAAACGTGACAGAGCTGATTATATCCATTATTGCTCTTAAAAATGGAATGATACGCGTTGTACAACTGACGCTGCTCGGCTCCATTCTGTCCAACATGTTGCTTGTACTTGGCTGCTCCTTTTTCTGTGGCGGCTTTGTATTCTCTCGGAAACAGCAAGTGTTTGACAAA GGGAATGCGGTTTTGAATTCAGGAATGCTTTTGATTGCAGTGATGAGTCTACTCTTCCCTACACTTCTTTATTACACGCATAGTGAGGTTCGTGCTGGTTCATCAGAGCTGGCTCTTTCGAGATCAACCAGTTGCATAATGCTCGTTGCCTATGCTGCTTATCTCTTTTTCCAGTTGAAAAGCCAGCCAAGTTTTCTTACTGAGGTTCTCTGTCTTCCACCGTTTTACCATTTT AGCGAAGAAacttctgatgatgatgaagttccTGAGATCTCCAAGTGGGAAGCTATCATCTGGCTTCTAATCTTTACGGCTTGGGTCTCTCTTCTTTCCGGTTATCTTGTCGATGCCATAGAG GGAGCTTCAGTCTCATGGAAGATGCCTATCTCGTTTATCAGTGTCATCGTGCTTCCTATAGTTGGTAATGCAGCCGAGCATGCAGGTGCTATTATGTTTGCCATGAAAGACAAGTTG GATCTGTCTTTGGGAGTGGCTATTGGATCTTCAATTCAGATTTCTATGTTTGCG GTTCCTTTCTGTGTGGTCATTAGTTGGATGATGGGTGGACAAATGGATCTGAACTTCCAGCTATTTGAGACAGCTACACTGTTCATAACTGTTATTGTTGTAGCTTTCTTTCTCCAG GAAGGGACATCAAATTACTTCAAAGGATTGATGCTCATTCTCAGTTATTTGATTGTCGCTGTTAGTTTCTTTGTACACCAAGATCCTAATCAAGGTTAA